One window of Chamaesiphon minutus PCC 6605 genomic DNA carries:
- a CDS encoding FkbM family methyltransferase has protein sequence MFQKHNNVFFLQVGSNDGLTGDPIHNLIVENKNYAGIFIEPVVFCFDRLKENYQDTYKNESRLVFENVAIGLTACKKSFYYLSEDSRQELVGELPNTYDQLGSFDINHIINIINHFSDRVRPYIIEAIVDCLPLQSVLDKHHVEKIDLVHIDTEGFDFKVLSQIDFERYQPKLILYEHAHLSEDERSQAHILLKKYDYHLTEHQGDTLATLEL, from the coding sequence ATGTTTCAAAAACATAATAATGTATTCTTCTTGCAAGTCGGCTCTAATGATGGTCTAACAGGAGATCCAATTCATAATCTGATTGTCGAAAATAAAAATTATGCAGGAATTTTTATCGAGCCTGTCGTTTTTTGCTTCGATCGCCTCAAGGAAAACTACCAAGATACATATAAAAACGAATCTAGATTAGTATTTGAAAATGTGGCGATCGGGCTAACTGCCTGTAAAAAAAGTTTTTATTATTTGTCTGAAGATAGTCGTCAAGAGCTGGTCGGCGAGCTACCAAATACTTACGATCAATTAGGATCGTTCGATATCAACCATATTATCAATATTATCAATCATTTTAGCGATCGAGTCCGTCCGTATATTATTGAAGCAATCGTTGACTGTTTGCCATTGCAATCTGTTTTAGACAAACATCATGTTGAAAAAATAGATCTAGTTCACATTGATACTGAAGGTTTTGATTTTAAGGTTCTCAGTCAAATTGACTTTGAACGTTATCAGCCAAAATTAATTTTATACGAACATGCCCATTTATCTGAAGATGAACGATCGCAAGCTCATATATTACTAAAAAAATATGACTATCATTTGACAGAACATCAAGGTGACACATTGGCAACTTTAGAATTATAA
- a CDS encoding glycosyltransferase family 4 protein → MKLKVVFCWSDISGYMAACWRALQESAEIDVFVIAFQALTETAFGDRLMQGIPSKLLDLQARQDSNSIEQLVLSEHPDVVVMCGWLHQPYCKLATSSKLQNAAFIMGMDTPWKDNLRQRLAPLVLRSFLQRMDRVVVTGERSWQYAKRLGIAAERIDRGLYGIDYNSWVPLWKKRSQADWPRSFLFIGRYIPVKAIDLLVQAYQDYRDRVEDPWDLVCCGQGELKSQLAGKPGIIDRGFLQPTDMESVWQSAGAFILPSRFDPWPLAIVEAAAAGLPIICTDVCGSEVEVVRSWYNGLVIPEENTASITQAFLTFHQHHAELPIWGQRSQTLAAPYASGIWVDRWQASLRIAKVSKLSSTSLFGGASAGKNRVLT, encoded by the coding sequence ATGAAACTCAAGGTTGTCTTCTGTTGGTCGGATATCTCTGGTTATATGGCTGCCTGCTGGCGAGCATTGCAAGAATCAGCCGAGATCGATGTTTTTGTAATTGCATTTCAAGCATTGACAGAAACTGCTTTTGGCGATCGATTAATGCAAGGTATTCCCTCTAAATTACTCGATCTTCAGGCTCGACAAGATTCAAATTCGATCGAGCAACTGGTGTTATCAGAACACCCAGATGTCGTGGTTATGTGTGGCTGGTTGCATCAACCCTACTGTAAATTAGCCACTTCAAGTAAGCTCCAAAATGCCGCTTTTATCATGGGCATGGATACGCCTTGGAAAGATAACTTGCGCCAACGACTGGCACCGCTAGTACTACGCTCTTTTCTGCAACGGATGGATCGAGTAGTCGTTACAGGCGAGCGAAGCTGGCAATATGCCAAACGATTGGGGATTGCAGCCGAGCGAATCGATCGAGGTTTATATGGGATTGACTACAATAGCTGGGTGCCGCTGTGGAAAAAACGATCTCAAGCAGACTGGCCACGATCGTTTCTGTTTATCGGACGTTATATTCCGGTCAAAGCGATCGATTTATTAGTCCAAGCCTATCAAGATTATCGCGATCGAGTTGAAGATCCTTGGGATTTGGTGTGTTGCGGTCAAGGCGAACTTAAATCTCAATTAGCAGGCAAACCAGGAATTATCGATCGTGGCTTTTTACAACCTACTGATATGGAATCTGTGTGGCAATCGGCTGGTGCTTTTATCCTCCCTAGTCGATTCGACCCCTGGCCGTTAGCGATTGTCGAAGCAGCCGCCGCAGGTTTGCCAATTATTTGTACCGATGTATGTGGTTCTGAGGTCGAAGTTGTCCGCTCATGGTACAACGGTTTAGTAATTCCTGAAGAAAATACCGCAAGTATCACCCAAGCCTTCTTAACCTTTCATCAGCATCATGCCGAGTTACCTATCTGGGGTCAAAGATCTCAAACACTAGCTGCTCCCTATGCAAGTGGTATTTGGGTCGATCGGTGGCAAGCTTCTCTCCGGATAGCAAAAGTAAGCAAACTCAGTTCGACATCTCTCTTTGGCGGAGCCTCTGCTGGAAAGAATCGAGTTCTAACTTAA
- a CDS encoding exostosin domain-containing protein: MALVHLTTTSEKSSWNPHSLDNFNRVMRAAQYRRSDFHKITDSPSEADIILFIDFRRYYHSDTINSDIYKKYSNKCLVVDFQDVTIPKIPGIYLTIPSYLHQYPIYEYGFYFCVFDDWVLTERAEFSSCKYLFSFIGNSNTCPKLRQKVLNLNHPHSYLRDASIEYIDYKIYADVLNLSKFVLCPRGIGVSSYRVFETMRQGRVPVIISDDWIPPVGTNWNEFSVIVPEGDVNSIPARLEEIEIRAEEMGHKALEYWQANFALETSFDCLVEAALRIQSLRSNYQHIIDRNIWFESFKREHFSKFLKEFIRNKLCKF, translated from the coding sequence ATGGCTCTAGTACATTTAACGACAACTTCAGAGAAAAGTTCGTGGAACCCTCATTCACTTGACAATTTTAATCGAGTAATGAGAGCAGCGCAGTATCGTCGAAGTGATTTCCATAAAATTACAGATTCGCCGAGTGAAGCAGATATTATCTTATTTATCGACTTCAGACGTTATTATCACTCCGACACTATTAATTCAGACATATACAAAAAATATTCTAATAAATGTTTGGTTGTTGATTTTCAAGATGTGACAATACCTAAGATTCCAGGGATATATCTCACCATTCCTAGTTACTTACATCAATACCCCATTTATGAATATGGTTTTTATTTCTGTGTCTTTGATGATTGGGTACTTACCGAGCGAGCTGAATTTTCTAGCTGTAAATACTTATTTTCGTTTATAGGTAACTCAAACACTTGCCCAAAATTACGTCAAAAAGTTTTAAATTTAAATCATCCTCACTCATATTTAAGAGATGCTTCGATTGAATATATAGATTACAAAATATATGCGGATGTTCTAAATTTAAGTAAGTTTGTTTTGTGCCCGCGTGGTATCGGAGTTTCAAGCTATCGAGTTTTTGAGACGATGAGACAGGGTAGAGTGCCTGTTATTATCTCTGACGACTGGATACCACCAGTAGGAACCAACTGGAATGAATTTTCCGTGATAGTTCCTGAAGGTGATGTTAATTCTATCCCCGCTCGATTAGAGGAAATAGAAATTAGAGCAGAGGAAATGGGGCATAAAGCTTTAGAATACTGGCAAGCTAACTTTGCACTTGAGACTAGTTTTGATTGTCTGGTTGAAGCAGCACTAAGAATTCAGTCATTACGCTCTAACTATCAACACATCATCGATCGAAATATTTGGTTTGAATCATTTAAAAGGGAGCATTTTAGTAAATTTTTGAAAGAGTTTATTCGTAATAAGCTGTGTAAATTTTAA
- a CDS encoding glycosyltransferase: MKILHVIPSVSPARGGTSRAVLDMVRALRDCGIDAEIATTNDDGDNLLDVPLGKSTIYDRVPTYFFARFSPQLPALRDFAFSGSFTNWLFQNVTKYDVIHVHALFSYTATVTMAIARFRGIPYITTPHGMLCAWSLQQGGQKKQTYLNAIERANLNGARSIQVTCQQESDDVATLNLKSQTFVLPLALTDTPVQIPDAAKLLRQSLNCALDEPIILFLSRLHYKKGLEYLIPALGRITERRFTFVLAGNGTPAYEAEIQALLADAGIEQRTRMVGFVEGERKDLLIQGANLFALTSHSENFGISVLEALAVGTPVLVTPGVGLAPVVSDKGLGFVADLDIESIAHVLDRVLTDLDLAKSIGDRARQFTLEHYTWEPIAVELIRVYRDLL, from the coding sequence GTGAAGATCTTACATGTAATTCCTTCGGTTTCTCCCGCCAGAGGGGGGACGAGTCGCGCCGTCTTAGATATGGTGCGCGCCCTCCGAGATTGCGGGATCGATGCTGAAATTGCCACTACCAATGATGATGGGGACAATTTGCTCGATGTGCCATTAGGGAAGTCTACTATCTACGATCGAGTTCCTACTTATTTTTTTGCTCGCTTCTCGCCCCAATTACCCGCACTCCGGGACTTTGCATTTTCGGGATCGTTTACAAATTGGTTATTCCAAAATGTAACCAAGTACGATGTGATTCACGTTCATGCACTATTTTCGTACACAGCCACAGTAACGATGGCGATCGCGCGATTCAGAGGTATTCCGTACATTACCACCCCACATGGAATGCTCTGTGCGTGGTCGCTTCAGCAAGGCGGACAGAAAAAGCAAACTTATCTCAATGCGATCGAACGAGCCAATCTTAATGGTGCTCGATCGATCCAGGTAACTTGCCAGCAAGAAAGCGATGATGTGGCGACACTGAACTTGAAGTCGCAAACCTTTGTCTTACCACTTGCCCTGACAGATACCCCAGTCCAGATTCCGGATGCCGCTAAACTCCTGCGTCAAAGTTTGAATTGTGCCCTAGACGAACCAATTATTCTATTTTTATCTCGACTGCATTATAAAAAAGGTTTAGAGTATTTGATTCCTGCGCTCGGACGGATCACAGAGCGGCGGTTTACTTTTGTCTTGGCTGGCAATGGTACTCCAGCTTATGAAGCCGAAATTCAGGCATTACTAGCTGATGCTGGCATCGAGCAGCGGACGCGGATGGTTGGGTTTGTTGAGGGAGAACGCAAAGATTTATTAATTCAAGGAGCTAATTTATTTGCATTAACCTCGCACTCCGAAAACTTTGGGATTTCTGTCTTAGAAGCCTTAGCAGTTGGTACTCCAGTCTTAGTTACCCCAGGGGTCGGTCTAGCTCCGGTTGTGAGCGATAAAGGTCTTGGCTTTGTCGCCGATTTAGATATCGAATCGATCGCTCATGTCCTCGATCGAGTCTTAACCGATCTCGATCTAGCCAAATCGATCGGCGATCGCGCTCGTCAGTTTACACTCGAACACTACACTTGGGAGCCGATTGCCGTAGAGTTAATTCGAGTTTACCGAGATCTGTTATGA
- a CDS encoding glycosyltransferase family 2 protein — protein MLDKVTPLILTYNEAPNIARTIEKLAWAKEIVVIDSYSNDETLNILKSYPCVKVFQRAFDTHAIQWNYGVRQVSSEWVLSLDADYCIPDRLVGEISALNDRSIDGYFVPFKFCVFGKPLQRAILPPRQALFRKEACTYIDDGHTQLLVNKGLSGTLKEHIYHDDRKPVNRWFNSQIKYADLEMKKLIDIPPTQLSFVDKIRLAKVIAPVLVFVYCLIYKGGILDGWHGIYYAFQRVFAELILSIKLIEHEFYKTKTID, from the coding sequence ATGTTAGATAAAGTTACCCCGTTAATCCTCACTTATAATGAAGCACCCAATATAGCTCGAACTATCGAAAAATTAGCATGGGCAAAAGAGATTGTAGTTATCGACAGTTATAGTAATGATGAAACCTTAAATATTCTCAAATCTTATCCTTGTGTCAAAGTCTTCCAACGTGCTTTCGATACTCATGCCATTCAATGGAACTATGGTGTGCGACAAGTTAGTTCGGAGTGGGTACTTTCGCTCGATGCTGACTATTGTATTCCCGATCGACTAGTAGGTGAGATTTCAGCTTTAAACGATCGCTCGATCGACGGTTACTTTGTACCGTTCAAGTTTTGCGTATTTGGCAAACCTTTACAGCGAGCCATTCTTCCGCCGCGTCAAGCACTATTTCGCAAGGAGGCATGTACTTATATTGATGACGGGCATACCCAATTATTGGTAAATAAAGGTCTGTCAGGTACTCTCAAAGAGCATATTTATCATGACGACCGTAAACCTGTAAATAGATGGTTTAACTCGCAAATTAAATATGCAGACTTAGAAATGAAAAAGCTGATCGATATACCACCAACACAACTAAGTTTTGTAGATAAAATTAGACTGGCTAAAGTTATCGCGCCAGTACTAGTTTTTGTCTATTGCCTAATTTATAAAGGCGGGATTCTGGATGGTTGGCATGGTATCTATTACGCATTTCAGCGAGTCTTTGCAGAGCTAATACTATCGATTAAGTTAATCGAACATGAGTTTTACAAGACAAAGACAATCGACTAA
- a CDS encoding O-antigen ligase family protein translates to MNKTFIDQLIGFISTPIGIIGIAIGLLMVVKASRDRPTGWLLFSLCCFASSLNTFKDQWTRVTPPLMFPLQQIRSNGRPLAIVLLILLIFVALQTQNNWRQKLLPKAINYLLAVQFCIFAKTVLYGDREFAVISALTFGGIIFMFKMGPGKWMQDDENFHLAVKSIAVAGLIFVFVNSIQFLINRQPITFVQGRFLGTTGNPQHAGVLLAATIPCLMFLIQKIPRWNFAKFLWVATLMVTLYFLLLSGSRTGLMMSAVSILLFYRNNGGAWLRIILFLAISAALVLPFLGADSLSSSSTGIDTNVSDRFTSTSNTRENVWNGMWNAFMDNILFGSPLAQGSRFGYGENSWLAVGASLGLMGFIPMMMMGWESVKMIWQLNQLSNRNSYYFFQSSAVIAGLGSMLIGSCFEAFLLGNITFSLLAFLTYLMMGGYLLEVDRFRTYQASIEAEYVDNVGIYQ, encoded by the coding sequence ATGAATAAAACCTTTATCGACCAACTGATTGGTTTCATCTCCACTCCCATTGGCATAATTGGTATTGCCATCGGTTTACTGATGGTCGTCAAAGCTAGTCGAGATCGTCCCACAGGCTGGTTGCTGTTTAGTCTCTGTTGCTTTGCTTCATCCCTCAATACATTTAAGGATCAGTGGACGAGAGTGACACCACCACTAATGTTTCCACTCCAGCAAATTCGTAGTAATGGTAGGCCATTGGCAATTGTATTGTTAATACTACTAATATTTGTAGCATTACAAACTCAGAATAATTGGCGACAAAAGTTACTTCCTAAAGCTATCAATTATCTCCTAGCCGTCCAATTTTGCATTTTTGCGAAGACGGTGCTTTATGGCGATCGAGAATTTGCAGTTATCTCTGCATTGACGTTTGGTGGCATCATCTTTATGTTCAAAATGGGTCCGGGTAAATGGATGCAGGATGATGAAAATTTTCATCTTGCGGTTAAATCGATCGCAGTAGCAGGATTGATTTTTGTCTTTGTCAATAGCATTCAATTTTTAATTAACCGCCAACCAATTACGTTCGTACAAGGTCGCTTCTTAGGAACGACCGGAAATCCTCAACATGCAGGCGTACTATTAGCCGCAACGATTCCATGCTTGATGTTTTTGATTCAAAAAATACCCAGATGGAATTTTGCTAAATTCTTATGGGTAGCAACCTTAATGGTAACCTTGTACTTTTTATTACTCAGTGGTTCTCGTACGGGCTTAATGATGAGTGCTGTTTCAATTTTATTGTTTTACCGGAATAATGGCGGAGCTTGGTTACGCATTATCTTGTTTTTAGCCATATCCGCAGCCTTGGTTTTACCATTTTTAGGAGCAGATTCTTTGAGTTCATCATCAACAGGGATAGATACAAATGTGAGCGATCGCTTTACATCTACCAGTAATACTCGTGAAAATGTCTGGAATGGGATGTGGAATGCTTTTATGGATAATATTTTATTCGGATCTCCACTCGCACAGGGCAGTCGATTTGGTTATGGTGAAAACTCTTGGCTCGCTGTAGGCGCATCTCTTGGCTTAATGGGATTCATTCCGATGATGATGATGGGATGGGAGTCTGTGAAGATGATTTGGCAACTAAATCAATTGAGCAATCGTAATTCATATTACTTTTTTCAGAGCAGTGCCGTAATCGCAGGACTAGGATCGATGCTAATTGGTAGTTGTTTTGAAGCATTTTTATTAGGGAATATTACATTCTCGCTGCTGGCATTCTTGACATATTTGATGATGGGTGGATATTTACTCGAAGTCGATCGATTCCGTACTTATCAGGCGAGTATCGAAGCAGAATATGTCGATAATGTTGGGATATATCAGTGA
- a CDS encoding fumarate reductase/succinate dehydrogenase flavoprotein subunit produces MLDSKIPAVPVAQQWQTYQENARLISPANKSKLEIIIIGTGLAGASAAATLAEQGYRVKAFCFQDSPRRAHSIAAQGGINAAKNYQNDGDSVQRLFIDTIKGGDYRSREANVYRLATISTQIIDHCVAQGVPFAREYGGMLSNRSFGGTQVQRTFYAAGQTGQQLLLGAYQALERQVALGKIAMYTRHEMLDLVRIDGKARGIIARNLITGELERHFGHAVLLCSGGYSNVFYLSTNAIGSNVSASWKAHKQGALFANPCFTQIHPTCIPVAGEHQSKLTLMSESLRNDGRIWVPKTAGDRRPAVEIPESERDYFLERRYPAYGNLVPRDIASRAVKEVCDAGYGVGHSQRAVYLDFAAALDRFGRAAIQNKYGNLFAMYAQITGEDPYAVPMRIYPAVHYTMGGLWVDYELMTAIPGLYCLGEANFSEHGANRLGASALMQGLADGYFTIPATISNYLADDLGTAPISIDRPEFMRAEAAVRARLERLIDIQGCQTVTSFHRRLGQIMWEHCGIVRTAAGLKSAILEIQALRSEFWQDAKIPGTVDALNPELDLAQRVADFLELGELMCIDALHRQESCGCHFRTEFQTEAGEAQRNDKAYAHVAAWEYLPDLQWQFHPEPVEFELAQLSQRSYK; encoded by the coding sequence ATGCTCGATTCTAAAATTCCAGCGGTGCCTGTGGCTCAACAGTGGCAGACTTACCAAGAAAATGCCCGTCTGATTAGTCCTGCCAATAAAAGTAAGCTAGAAATTATCATCATCGGTACCGGATTGGCTGGAGCCTCGGCAGCGGCGACTCTGGCAGAACAGGGCTATCGAGTCAAAGCTTTTTGTTTTCAGGATTCCCCCCGCCGCGCCCATAGTATCGCCGCCCAAGGGGGGATTAATGCAGCTAAGAACTATCAGAATGATGGCGATTCCGTCCAGCGGTTATTTATAGATACGATTAAGGGTGGTGACTATCGATCGCGAGAAGCCAATGTCTATCGATTAGCCACAATTAGCACCCAGATTATCGACCACTGCGTGGCTCAAGGCGTCCCATTTGCGCGCGAATATGGCGGAATGCTTAGCAATCGCTCTTTTGGTGGCACGCAGGTACAGCGTACCTTCTACGCGGCGGGACAGACGGGGCAGCAACTGTTGCTGGGTGCCTATCAAGCCCTCGAACGCCAAGTCGCGCTGGGTAAGATTGCCATGTATACCCGCCACGAAATGCTCGATCTTGTCCGCATCGACGGTAAAGCGCGGGGGATTATCGCTCGTAACTTAATCACAGGCGAACTAGAGCGACATTTCGGTCATGCGGTGCTGCTGTGTTCGGGCGGATATAGTAATGTTTTTTATCTATCTACCAATGCGATCGGTAGTAACGTGAGTGCGAGTTGGAAAGCTCACAAGCAAGGTGCATTATTTGCCAATCCTTGCTTTACCCAGATTCACCCGACTTGTATTCCCGTGGCTGGCGAACATCAGTCGAAACTGACGCTGATGTCGGAGAGTTTGCGCAACGACGGTCGAATTTGGGTACCCAAAACGGCAGGAGATCGCCGTCCGGCTGTAGAAATTCCCGAATCGGAACGCGACTACTTTTTGGAGCGACGCTATCCCGCCTATGGCAATCTCGTCCCCCGCGATATTGCCTCCCGCGCGGTTAAAGAAGTGTGTGACGCTGGTTATGGGGTCGGTCATTCCCAACGAGCGGTATATCTCGATTTTGCTGCCGCTCTCGATCGATTCGGTCGAGCGGCGATTCAAAATAAATACGGCAACTTGTTTGCGATGTATGCCCAGATTACGGGTGAAGATCCGTATGCCGTGCCCATGCGAATTTATCCAGCGGTGCATTACACGATGGGTGGGTTATGGGTAGATTATGAATTAATGACCGCGATTCCTGGTTTGTATTGTTTGGGAGAAGCTAACTTTAGCGAACATGGGGCCAATCGGCTCGGTGCTTCGGCCTTGATGCAAGGTTTGGCGGATGGTTATTTTACGATTCCGGCTACAATTAGCAACTATTTAGCTGACGATCTGGGTACGGCTCCAATCTCGATCGACCGACCAGAGTTTATGCGAGCGGAAGCCGCCGTCCGAGCCAGACTAGAGCGATTGATTGACATTCAGGGTTGTCAAACAGTTACTAGTTTTCATCGTCGCTTGGGTCAAATTATGTGGGAGCATTGCGGCATCGTCCGAACGGCAGCGGGATTAAAATCGGCGATTCTCGAAATTCAGGCTTTACGCTCGGAGTTTTGGCAAGATGCAAAAATTCCAGGTACCGTCGATGCACTCAATCCCGAACTAGATCTGGCGCAACGCGTCGCTGATTTTCTCGAATTGGGCGAATTAATGTGTATCGATGCCCTCCACCGTCAAGAGAGCTGCGGCTGTCATTTCCGCACTGAATTCCAAACCGAGGCGGGTGAGGCTCAACGTAATGATAAGGCATACGCTCATGTTGCCGCCTGGGAATATCTACCCGATCTTCAATGGCAGTTTCACCCAGAACCGGTAGAATTTGAGCTAGCACAATTGAGTCAACGTTCTTACAAATGA
- a CDS encoding succinate dehydrogenase/fumarate reductase iron-sulfur subunit produces MKLTLKIWRQASAQSSGRFVAYQLADVSPDMSFLETIDLLNQNLIIADEDPIAFDHDCREGICGSCAMYINGRPHGAKTASTTCQLYMRSYRDGDTITVEPWRANAFPIIKDLMVDRSAFDRIIQSGGYISVNTGNAVDANATPIAKDIAAAAFADAMCIGCGACVAACKNSSAMLFVAAKVSHLSLLPQGQPERQRRALNMVTQMDKEGFGSCSNTGSCSAVCPKEISLATIAHLNREYRQARS; encoded by the coding sequence ATGAAACTCACTCTCAAAATTTGGCGACAAGCCTCAGCCCAATCTAGCGGTCGATTTGTGGCATATCAGCTTGCTGACGTTTCGCCAGACATGTCTTTTTTGGAAACGATCGATCTACTCAATCAAAACCTGATTATCGCAGATGAAGACCCGATCGCCTTCGACCATGATTGTCGTGAAGGTATTTGCGGTTCCTGTGCGATGTATATCAATGGTCGCCCGCATGGTGCCAAGACAGCTAGTACTACCTGTCAGCTCTATATGCGTTCCTATCGGGATGGGGACACGATTACAGTCGAACCCTGGCGTGCGAATGCTTTTCCAATAATCAAAGACTTAATGGTCGATCGATCGGCATTCGATCGCATTATCCAATCTGGCGGCTATATTTCCGTCAATACTGGCAACGCTGTAGATGCTAATGCGACACCCATTGCCAAAGATATCGCCGCTGCTGCTTTTGCCGATGCAATGTGTATCGGTTGCGGAGCCTGTGTTGCTGCTTGTAAAAATAGCTCGGCAATGCTGTTTGTCGCAGCAAAAGTCTCCCACTTATCACTCTTGCCACAAGGGCAACCCGAACGACAACGCCGCGCTCTGAATATGGTGACACAGATGGACAAAGAAGGTTTTGGTAGTTGTAGTAATACTGGCTCCTGCTCGGCGGTATGTCCCAAAGAAATTTCTCTAGCAACTATCGCCCATCTCAATCGAGAATACCGTCAAGCTCGATCTTAG
- a CDS encoding succinate dehydrogenase cytochrome b subunit, whose amino-acid sequence MQVPNFYSSSIGRKVIMAGTGLFLIAFLVVHLGLNATLFVNDGGRLFDRTAELLRHNWLLHGLEILVFSSSIVHIWQGISLSIQNQSKRSTPYAVNPGLSFDPARSMGLLGGIILVFLVLHLYQFWLPNAIGTSTDSLYRLVRDTMSHGWVISIYVLGCIALSAHLLHGWRSLCITLGVTEQYLQLIAPIGISFAIVVPLGLAAIPIFFFISGYARF is encoded by the coding sequence ATGCAAGTCCCTAACTTTTACTCCTCTTCGATCGGCCGCAAAGTCATCATGGCTGGCACGGGGCTGTTCTTAATAGCTTTTTTAGTCGTCCATCTCGGCCTCAATGCTACCCTTTTTGTTAATGATGGCGGTCGGTTATTCGATCGCACCGCCGAGCTACTTCGTCATAATTGGCTACTACACGGCCTAGAAATATTGGTATTTAGTAGCTCGATCGTCCATATTTGGCAGGGGATATCTCTTAGTATCCAAAACCAGTCGAAACGCAGCACCCCTTATGCTGTCAATCCTGGCTTGTCATTCGATCCGGCTCGATCGATGGGTCTGCTCGGTGGGATAATTTTAGTCTTCTTAGTCTTACACTTATACCAATTCTGGTTGCCTAACGCGATCGGAACTAGCACCGATAGTTTGTATAGGCTGGTGCGAGACACCATGAGCCACGGCTGGGTAATCTCTATCTACGTGCTAGGTTGTATTGCGCTATCGGCACATCTACTCCACGGCTGGCGCAGCCTGTGCATTACGCTGGGCGTAACAGAGCAATATCTTCAGCTCATCGCTCCGATCGGCATTAGTTTTGCCATTGTAGTACCATTAGGGTTGGCAGCTATTCCGATCTTTTTCTTCATTAGTGGCTATGCTCGATTCTAA
- a CDS encoding glycosyltransferase family 4 protein, translated as MNLLSYIHPTRTYLPCTGVGKHINNMLLGLEKRDEMSLKLLFSQQWLSANRQLDPLSPLSSLPFTTFPAAENTTERTWKLLGVPNMDRHIPDDTDWLYAPMETYIPVSKCPVAVTIHDIQAFETELPWSHTWQHRWFAYKWGRWVRKTLARCQVVLTVSEFSKQRMVDLLGANPHKIEVIGNGVDSSFFEIAKIELADLQVPSLLRIGNADRSPYIMIVGGLRHKKGADDVLKVAKLLQQSKSGLQIVVAGDSEPDYVTAARDYSNITLLGMVADVDLPPLLRCASSLLFLSPYEGFGIPALEAMAAGIPTVVSNRASLPEIVGDAGIIVEPTSTAEIVDILAALDRTPQLRAEYIRRGHQHVARYTWSNCIDRLVTTLQTFS; from the coding sequence ATGAACCTTCTTTCTTACATTCATCCTACCCGCACCTATCTACCTTGTACTGGAGTTGGCAAACATATTAATAATATGTTGTTGGGCCTAGAAAAACGAGATGAGATGTCTCTAAAACTGTTGTTCTCTCAACAGTGGCTGAGTGCGAATCGACAACTAGATCCACTGTCTCCATTGTCATCACTCCCCTTTACTACATTTCCCGCTGCGGAAAACACCACCGAGCGAACCTGGAAACTACTGGGAGTACCAAACATGGATCGGCATATTCCCGATGATACAGATTGGCTGTATGCACCGATGGAGACTTATATTCCAGTCTCTAAATGCCCAGTCGCAGTAACCATTCATGATATTCAGGCGTTTGAAACTGAATTACCGTGGTCGCATACCTGGCAACATCGGTGGTTTGCTTATAAATGGGGGCGGTGGGTGAGGAAAACGTTAGCTCGTTGTCAAGTTGTATTAACTGTATCTGAGTTCTCAAAGCAGAGAATGGTAGATTTGTTGGGTGCAAATCCCCACAAAATTGAGGTAATTGGTAACGGTGTAGATTCATCATTCTTTGAGATTGCTAAAATTGAGCTAGCAGATCTTCAGGTGCCGAGTCTTTTGAGGATCGGTAATGCAGATCGCTCTCCCTATATTATGATTGTGGGTGGTTTGCGGCATAAGAAGGGTGCCGATGATGTGCTAAAAGTTGCCAAACTGCTTCAACAAAGCAAGAGTGGCTTACAGATTGTTGTTGCTGGTGACTCCGAACCAGATTATGTGACAGCCGCAAGAGACTATTCAAATATTACCTTGTTGGGAATGGTTGCTGATGTAGACTTGCCTCCTTTATTGCGATGTGCGTCATCCTTGCTATTTCTCTCGCCCTATGAAGGATTTGGAATCCCCGCTTTAGAAGCGATGGCGGCTGGGATTCCGACGGTAGTATCCAATCGAGCATCTTTACCAGAAATTGTTGGTGATGCAGGGATTATCGTCGAGCCAACTAGCACCGCAGAAATTGTGGATATCTTGGCTGCTCTAGATCGCACACCACAGTTAAGAGCTGAATATATTCGCAGAGGACATCAACATGTCGCACGATATACTTGGTCTAATTGTATCGATCGGTTAGTTACTACATTGCAAACATTTTCATAA